Proteins found in one Neurospora crassa OR74A linkage group II, whole genome shotgun sequence genomic segment:
- a CDS encoding WD repeat protein, translating to MQSSDPRHFFETDAEIAKRERREAKTKNTYGNPIKLKSKILGAVVDPRAPSSAIFVAESAGSVRRVQVDGEGDTKTVYRGPTTPVSCVAVGGPGNKTVFAGAWDKNIWSWDIDTKAPGRKYAGHSDFVKAIVCARLGGKDVLVSGGADKKIIVWDIATGSKLHVLQDSVVNMLSIQDLVVDPASSSPDELCIISASSDPHIRRWKIRLNGWEQFAEPDPATPAAERHTILEHETTVYKLVIDHDGDEADLWSASGDGSAKCLSRIKGFTADDTFEHGDHVRAVAVTDQWVITAGRDEDLKVWDRTSGKLYCSLEGHYDEVTELVILRGSVGSSERVCSVSIDGTIRTWPLDKASLDAAVEEQKKPIKPAEEEKPDGEGLLTADEEAELAALMEDDD from the exons ATGCAGTCCTCAGACCCACGCCATTTCTTCGAGACCGA TGCGGAGATTgcgaagagagagaggagagaagcCAAAACCAAGAACACCTATGGCAACCCCATCAAACTCAAGTCCAAGATCCTTGGAGCCGTTGTTGACCCCCGTGCTCCCTCATCGGCCATCTTCGTAGCCGAGTCTGCCGGATCAGTCCGGAGAGTCCAGGTCGATGGTGAGGGAGACACAAAGACAGTCTACCGCGGTCCCACGACACCCGTCAGTTGTGTAGCTGTGGGTGGCCCCGGCAACAAGACCGTCTTTGCCGGTGCCTGGGACAAAAACATCTGGTCCTGGGACATTGATACCAAGGCTCCGGGCCGCAAATATGCTGGTCACTCGGACTTCGTCAAAGCCATCGTTTGCGCAAGGCTGGGCGGAAAGGATGTTCTGGTCAGTGGTGGTGCTGACAAGAAGATCATTGTTTGGGACATTGCAACCGGCTCCAAGCTTCATGTGCTACAGGACAGCGTGGTGAACATGCTCAGCATCCAGGACCTGGTCGTCGACCCTGCTTCTTCGTCACCGGATGAGTTGTGTATCATCAGTGCCAGCAGCGACCCGCACATCCGCCGTTGGAAGATTCGTTTAAATGGGTGGGAGCAGTTTGCGGAGCCTGACCCTGCTACCCCGGCAGCAGAGCGACATACCATTCTTGAGCACGAGACGACCGTCTATAAGCTGGTCATCGATCACGACGGCGATGAGGCCGACTTGTGGTCTGCGAGCGGTGACGGATCCGCCAAATGTCTGTCCAGAATCAAGGGCTTCACTGCTGACGACACTTTCGAGCACGGCGACCATGTCCGTGCTGTGGCGGTCACAGATCAATGGGTCATCACGGCCGGACGCGATGAAGACCTCAAGGTCTGGGACCGGACTTCAGGCAAACTTTACTGCTCCCTGGAGGGTCACTATGACGAAGTGACCGAGCTGGTCATTCTCAGGGGCTCCGTCGGATCAAGCGAGCGCGTTTGCAGTGTGAGCATTGATGGCACCATCCGGACGTGGCCCTTGGACAAGGCTAGTCTAGATGCTGCCGTCGAGGAGCAAAAGAAGCCTATCAAGCctgcagaggaggagaaaccCGATGGTGAAGGGCTATTGACGGCCGATGAAGAGGCCGAGCTTGCCGCCCTgatggaggatgacgatTAA
- the mus-27 gene encoding chromosome segregation protein, with protein sequence MTTLIASRPRSRPAHPPGATYCAYTPDGTRLVTVGSNNTTRLYKTGYEGEPTNIDDCQEQNLALATSNNYFVAGSEDGTVSLYSLDTNAFDRFLLRTSLPVRDVAISPDHQWCAVASDELTVRLVGVHDNTQLRTLKEHGKPTKHLTFDPKGSLLALSCTDGVIYIYSLTAEHPELIRKVDGVIGRLETESEASSRAVWHPDGRAFAAPTPTRDIQVISKNDWEKQRVFKSGHDGDITALSWSPNGALLASAGKDKKLLIWSTKDQSVIARYEYPNVTDICWHPTKNLASFTTSDGELYISPDFVPEQFASLLRLPKQPAPFIHDPLTELSNNTRRLEVSGPKPDARPRRDSVDADLDDLLDENYGDDDDFVVDDDGAGYTLNAGRKRPAEDDAIYESHTAKRGNFVQPQHHPSFQPGSTPWRGNRKYLCLNLIGFVWTVDQDSHNTVTVEFYDHEFHRDFHFTDTFLYDKACLNDKGSLFSCPPKEDGSPAVVFYRPHETWTQRNDWRIQLPKGEAVLAMSLSDSYITVTTTGNYVRIYTLFGIPVRVYRPKSTPMVTCASWRDYVLTMGNGPVGADGMSRLLYTIENIKRDEVCQNEDTVALPEGATVKSVFFSDNGDPCIYDSTGTLLTLLHWRRPSRAVWVPLLDTRLLPRLASGRKKESYFPIAVADHKFHCIILKGGDQYPYFPRPLLSEFDFAVPLTSAKPKKQSKKKKTRSGDDSMDVDGEDEEDNDFSASEADDSDSENNADPLTTKESLPLTQSFLLSSLRAAQLSDMLESSRSTASQRAALARLELDIDKTLLQLLAIECREGEDRGMRALEVVKLMKDRTGRMIEAAGKVAERYGRRILGEKIREVGERRVAGEDESEGEEEEDPFA encoded by the exons ATGACCACCCTCATCGCATCCCGACCACGGTCACGACCCGCCCATCCCCCGGGAGCAACATACTGCGCCTACACCCCCGATGGCACCAGACTGGTGACGGTCGGgtccaacaacaccaccagacTCTACAAGACGGGCTATGAAGGCGAGCCCACGAATATCGACGACTGCCAGGAACAGaaccttgcccttgccacCAGCAACAACTACTTTGTGGCCGGCTCCGAAGACGGTACCGTCAGCTTGTACTCCCTCGACACTAATGCCTTCGACCGTTTCCTTCTGCGAACCTCTCTCCCAGTCCGCGATGTCGCCATATCCCCAGACCACCAGTGGTGCGCTGTTGCCAGCGACGAGCTTACAGTGAGGCTGGTTGGAGTGCACGACAACACCCAGCTCCGTACCCTCAAAGAACACGGAAAGCCGACAAAACACTTGACCTTCGATCCCAAGGGCAGCTTGCTCGCGCTATCATGTACCGACGGCGTCATATACATATACTCTTTGACTGCCGAACACCCAGAGCTGATTCGCAAGGTGGATGGTGTCATTGGCAGGCTAGAGACAGAGTCCGAAGCCTCGTCAAGGGCGGTCTGGCACCCCGATGGTCGCGCCTTTGCCGCACCCACTCCTACACGAGACATTCAGGTTATTTCCAAGAACGACTGGGAAAAGCAGCGGGTCTTTAAGAGCGGTCACGACGGAGATATCACGGCCCTGTCTTGGTCGCCCAACGGTGCCCTGCTCGCCTCGGCtggcaaggacaagaagctTCTGATCTGGTCAACGAAAGACCAGAGTGTCATCGCAAGATACGAATATCCCAATGTTACCGATATCTGCTGGCATCCCACCAAAAACCTTGCTTCATTCACAACCTCCGACGGAGAGCTTTACATTAGCCCCGACTTCGTCCCGGAGCAGTTCGCCTCTCTTCTCAGGCTACCCAAGCAGCCCGCCCCCTTTATCCACGACCCTCTCACCGAACTATCCAACAACACCCGCCGCTTAGAAGTCAGTGGTCCTAAGCCCGACGCTCGCCCACGCAGAGACTCCGTGGACGCCGATCTCGATGACCTCCTGGACGAAAActacggcgacgacgacgatttcGTGGTGGACGATGACGGCGCAGGATACACCCTCAACGCGGGCCGCAAACGCCCAGCCGAAGACGATGCGATCTACGAGAGTCACACTGCCAAGCGTGGCAACTTTGTCCAACCGCAACACCATCCCTCCTTCCAACCTGGATCGACGCCATGGCGCGGCAACCGGAAATATCTCTGCTTGAACCTGATCGGCTTTGTCTGGACCGTTGACCAAGACTCTCACAATACCGTAACCGTCGAGTTTTACGACCACGAGTTCCACAGAGACTTCCACTTTACCGATACCTTCCTCTACGATAAGGCCTGCTTGAACGACAAGGGCAGCCTTTTTTCGTGCCCACCCAAAGAGGATGGCTCCCCAGCTGTGGTCTTTTACCGCCCCCATGAGACCTGGACGCAAAGAAATGATTGGCGCATACAGCTGCCCAAGGGTGAGGCGGTGCTGGCCATGTCGCTGAGTGATTCATATATTACCGTGACAACGACGGGCAACTATGTGAGGATATACACCCTTTTCGGCATTCCCGTGAGGGTGTACAGACCCAAGAGCACACCGATGGTTACGTGCGCTAGTTGGAGGGACTACGTCCTGACTATGGGGAACGGGCCTGTGGGTGCGGACGGTATGTCGCGCTTGCTGTATACCATTGAGAACATCAAGCGGGATGAAGTTTGTCAGAACGAAGACACCGTCGCCCTTCCTGAAGGCGCGACAGTGAAGAGCGTCTTCTTTTCTGACAATGGC GACCCCTGCATTTACGACTCAACCGGCACCCTCCTCACGCTCCTTCACTGGCGCCGTCCATCCCGGGCCGTATGGGTGCCCCTCCTCGACACCCGTCTCCTCCCGCGTCTCGCCTCCGGCCGCAAAAAGGAATCCTATTTCCCCATCGCTGTCGCCGACCACAAATTTCACTGCATCATCCTCAAGGGTGGCGACCAATACCCCTACTTCCCTCGCCCCTTGCTTTCCGAATTCGACTTTGCCGTACCCCTCACCTCCGCGAAGCCCAAGAAGCAatccaagaaaaagaagacacGTAGTGGCGACGATTCTATGGACGTTGACggtgaagacgaggaggacaacGATTTCTCTGCATCAGAAGCCGACGACTCTGATTCCGAAAACAACGCCGATCCCCTAACAACCAAGGAATCCCTTCCCTTAACCcaatccttccttctctcatCCCTGCGCGCCGCGCAGCTCTCGGACATGCTCGAAAGCTCCCGGTCCACGGCCTCGCAGCGCGCCGCGCTGGCTAGGCTGGAGCTTGATATCGACAAGACTCTGCTGCAGCTGCTGGCGATTGAGTGCCGCGAGGGTGAGGATAGGGGGATGAGGGCACTGGAGGTGGTGAAACTTATGAAAGACAGGACGGGGCGGATGATTGAGGCGGCGGGTAAGGTCGCGGAAAGGTATGGAAGGAGAATATTAGGGGAGAAGATCAGAGAGGTGGGTGAGAGGAGGGTGGCCGGGGAGGACGAGagtgaaggggaggaggaggaggatcctTTTGCTTAG